GAGAAAAACAGAGAGTTGCCTTAGCCAGAGCTCTAGTCTATCAACCATCGATTCTATTCTTGGATGAACCCTTTTCTGCATTAGACTTACCTACGAAAAGAAAACTTATCCATGATGTGAAAAAGGTTATAGACGAAGAAAATATTACCGTTTTTTTTATTAGTCACGATTACCAGGAGATTGAGTTTCTTTGCGACCATGTCATGATCATAGATAAGAAACAAAACTTCCCAAAATGTAAACCTAGCGAAATATTAAGTATCGAACTTCCTCCCGATACCAAACAGTTCATAAAAGAATGGACTCGTCCATTAAAAGAAAATATTTAATTTCCTTTTTTAAAATGTGGTGCTTAAGAATTCTTAAGCACCATTCTTTCTTTTCATCGATTTTTGTCTAGGAACTATTGTATAATGGAAATAGTTTTATTTTTACGGAACATAGAATGTAAATAAGGAAGGTAATTATGCCAGATCAAAATATTACACGATTACATATCAATCAGAAGGAAATTATTTTAGTCGGGACCGCTCATGTATCAAAAAAAAGTGCGGAACAAGTGAAAGAGGTTATAGATGCTGAGAGACCAGACTCCGTATGTGTTGAACTTGACCAACAACGATTTCAGTCTTTACAAAGCGGTAACAAGTGGAAGGACATGGATATCTTTCGGGTCATTAAAGAAAAGAAATCTACCTTGCTTCTAATGAATTTAGTGGTTTCTTCTTTTCAAAAAAGAATGGCTAAGCAACTGGGGATTAAAGCAGGGCAAGAAATGATGCAAGGGATCGAGTCTGCGAAGGAAGTAGGAGCGGAACTAGTATTAGCTGATAGGGATATACAAATCACTTTTTCCCGGATTTGGCATGGCGTAGGAACAATGGGAAAGTTCAAGCTTCTCTTAAGCCTCATATACAGTATTTTTGATAAAGAGACGATTTCTGAGGAAGATTTGGAAAAAATGAAATCTGAAGATATGCTTTCTTCTATGCTACAGGAAATTACAGTGGCTTTTCCAAAGTTAAAACATCACTTAGTTGATGAAAGAGATCAATATTTAGCACAAAAAATAAAAGAAGCCCCAGGGAATAAAGTGGTAGCAGTATTGGGTGCAGCCCATATTCCGGGAATCTCCAAGGAAATTTATAAAGATCATGATTTGTCTAAGATTACAGAAAAACCACCTAAATCAAAAGTACCTAAGATTATTGGTTGGTCGATACCGATAATAATTATAAGTATCATTTTGTATACCCTTGTCACTAATCCTTCTGCTGGTTTAGCACAAACCCTAAGCTGGATCATTTGGAATGGAACGTTATCGGCCATTGGATCAGCCATTGCTTTTGCTCATCCTTTAGCTATTTTAACCGCATTTATAGTTGCCCCCATAACATCCCTTAATCCACTAATGGCAGCTGGGTGGTTTGCAGGTTTAGTACAAGCATATTTCAAACGTCCCAATGTTACGGATTTTGAAAATTTAGCAGAAGATGTTTATTCTGTTAAAGGATTCTGGAATAACAGAGTGACAAGAATCCTTCTAGTGGTTGTGTTTGCGAACTTAGGAAGCACATTAGGAACTGTAATAGGAGGAGCAGATGTTGTGCGTTTGTTCTTAGAAAATCTATAAATATCTGTGAGTGCCATCACGCATAAAAAAGGATGATTCCCCCAAATGGAGGAATCATCTTTTATCTCGCATGAACGGGTAGTATACCCCCACCTCAAGTCTTAATTAAGTGAAACGAA
The sequence above is drawn from the Bacillaceae bacterium S4-13-56 genome and encodes:
- a CDS encoding TraB/GumN family protein, producing MPDQNITRLHINQKEIILVGTAHVSKKSAEQVKEVIDAERPDSVCVELDQQRFQSLQSGNKWKDMDIFRVIKEKKSTLLLMNLVVSSFQKRMAKQLGIKAGQEMMQGIESAKEVGAELVLADRDIQITFSRIWHGVGTMGKFKLLLSLIYSIFDKETISEEDLEKMKSEDMLSSMLQEITVAFPKLKHHLVDERDQYLAQKIKEAPGNKVVAVLGAAHIPGISKEIYKDHDLSKITEKPPKSKVPKIIGWSIPIIIISIILYTLVTNPSAGLAQTLSWIIWNGTLSAIGSAIAFAHPLAILTAFIVAPITSLNPLMAAGWFAGLVQAYFKRPNVTDFENLAEDVYSVKGFWNNRVTRILLVVVFANLGSTLGTVIGGADVVRLFLENL